The following proteins are encoded in a genomic region of Cryptomeria japonica chromosome 11, Sugi_1.0, whole genome shotgun sequence:
- the LOC131038117 gene encoding zeatin O-xylosyltransferase-like → MDSDERGAEIHVVVVPLLAQGHLNQLLHFSTAIAGRGLSVTFVATSTHIHQVRHRFQGWDLQKFNIRFEELPIPELPDGEPSAQNTRMFPIHLASVFDCGDLLRPQMDNFLCKICSYNNKSVVMVYDMHMGWVQPLADKYEIPAYKFIPVGIYPALWFTDKRIGTEFAGLGFSSLKVPLFRTITEQHLRFLEHQESFLGPDKGTILNSFPEIEAPFIDLAKERKVFGDNPVWTVGPLLPLQLSSEDLPMELRTDCDCTRWLDNHPPASVLYVSFGSVSSLPTEQIQEVAVGLERSGQPFVWVLRSSDTSRFSVEANSNSNGICEFLPEGYESRIRGRGFIATNWAPQLEILFHNSTGGFLTHCGWNSTVESICAGVPIVAWPLHSDQFAKAKLLACELKIGVEMKEWSNTEKYEMVSAKEVQVAVKRLMVSEEGTQMRKRAQDLRAQTRMAIADGGSSSDQFDSLIDHFSQQSRRSIG, encoded by the coding sequence ATGGATTCAGATGAAAGGGGTGCAGAAATCCATGTTGTGGTGGTGCCTCTCCTCGCACAGGGTCACTTGAATCAGCTCCTGCATTTCTCCACAGCCATAGCCGGACGAGGACTAAGCGTAACGTTCGTAGCCACCTCCACCCATATTCACCAGGTTCGCCACCGTTTTCAAGGTTGGGACCTTCAAAAGTTCAACATTCGTTTTGAGGAACTGCCCATACCAGAACTGCCAGATGGGGAGCCCAGCGCTCAAAACACTCGTATGTTTCCCATACATTTGGCTTCTGTATTTGATTGTGGGGATCTCCTACGCCCTCAAATGGACAACTTTCTATGCAAAATATGTTCCTACAATAACAAGTCAGTCGTGATGGTGTACGATATGCATATGGGGTGGGTTCAGCCATTAGCTGACAAGTATGAAATTCCAGCCTATAAATTCATACCTGTGGGAATTTATCCCGCACTCTGGTTTACCGATAAACGGATCGGCACTGAATTTGCAGGGTTAGGGTTTTCGAGTCTTAAAGTGCCGCTATTCCGGACCATAACGGAGCAACATTTGAGGTTCTTGGAGCACCAAGAATCGTTCCTCGGGCCTGATAAAGGAACAATCCTCAACAGCTTCCCAGAGATTGAAGCTCCATTCATTGACTTGGCCAAGGAGAGGAAAGTTTTCGGCGACAACCCCGTGTGGACAGTGGGTCCTCTCCTACCCCTGCAATTGTCTAGTGAGGACCTGCCCATGGAGTTACGGACGGATTGTGACTGCACGAGATGGTTAGACAACCATCCTCCAGCGTCCGTTTTATACGTCTCTTTTGGCAGCGTTTCTTCTTTGCCCACAGAACAAATCCAGGAAGTGGCAGTGGGATTGGAGCGCAGTGGACAACCTTTCGTGTGGGTACTTAGGTCCTCCGACACATCCCGTTTTTCCGTGGAAGCGAATTCGAATTCGAATGGGATATGTGAGTTTCTGCCGGAAGGGTACGAGAGCCGAATACGAGGACGCGGCTTTATTGCGACCAACTGGGCGCCTCAGCTTGAGATACTGTTCCACAACTCCACGGGAGGATTTTTAACACATTGTGGGTGGAATTCGACGGTGGAGAGTATCTGCGCAGGAGTGCCCATTGTCGCCTGGCCTCTGCATTCTGATCAGTTCGCCAAAGCTAAGCTTTTAGCTTGTGAGTTGAAGATAGGTGTGGAAATGAAGGAATGGAGTAATACAGAGAAGTACGAGATGGTAAGTGCGAAGGAGGTCCAAGTGGCCGTGAAACGATTGATGGTGAGTGAGGAGGGAACGCAAATGCGGAAGAGGGCGCAGGATTTGAGAGCTCAAACCCGGATGGCGATTGCGGATGGAGGCTCTTCGTCCGACCAATTCGATTCCCTTATCGATCACTTCTCCCAACAAAGCAGGAGGTCCATTGGTTAG